From Sulfuracidifex tepidarius, one genomic window encodes:
- the metG gene encoding methionine--tRNA ligase, which translates to MKIFVASAWPYVNAVPHLGNMIGSVLSADVFARYARLKYGKDNVVFVSGSDEHGTPIEVEALKRKVSPKELTDQAHEYDKKLFIDVWEISYDNYTRTESEVHKKFVRDFLLSIQRYVKTQEEVLPYCENDKIFLPDRFVKGKCPYCGFEDARGDQCDNCGRLLTPSSLIDPKCSICGSKPVLKNTTHWFFDLSQFNDKIADWIKSSKTMPDSVKAVALSWVSEGLKPRAITRDNSWGIPAPFDGAEKKTIYVWFEALLGYISATIEVNPESWENFWAHDDVTSYYFIGKDNIPFHAVIFPAMLMASGKYHLPDVIGATEYLLYEGQKFSKSRKIGIWVDEAQSIMDIEYWRYVLIRLRPEERDTNFTWREVVRIVNTELNDDIGNLSNRTLTMIKRYFNGEIPRVHYDLLDERDKSLISLMNEAPLKMGEQFEKGKLKAGTDELLRLARENNAYINSKAPWELAKTDVKRLSNVLAISAGVSYTLSLMLYPLMPKHSERLMEMLNVKVNSWEPVNLDSLAGNRIGKVEPLFSKLPADIESKISEILKETRDKVEKNRPILLK; encoded by the coding sequence ATGAAAATCTTTGTGGCTTCAGCTTGGCCTTACGTGAACGCTGTACCTCACTTAGGCAATATGATAGGGTCGGTCCTATCAGCTGATGTATTCGCAAGATATGCTAGGTTGAAGTACGGTAAGGACAACGTAGTTTTCGTAAGTGGTAGCGATGAACACGGAACGCCGATTGAGGTCGAGGCACTAAAGAGGAAGGTCAGCCCTAAGGAACTGACAGACCAAGCACATGAGTATGATAAGAAGCTCTTCATCGACGTCTGGGAGATAAGCTATGATAATTACACCCGAACTGAGTCAGAGGTTCACAAGAAGTTTGTGAGGGACTTCCTTCTGTCAATTCAGAGATATGTCAAGACCCAGGAAGAAGTTCTCCCTTATTGTGAAAACGACAAGATATTCCTCCCCGATAGGTTCGTAAAGGGGAAATGTCCTTACTGCGGTTTTGAGGACGCTAGGGGGGATCAATGCGACAACTGCGGTAGGTTGCTCACGCCTTCCTCGTTAATTGATCCTAAGTGTTCCATCTGCGGTTCTAAGCCAGTTTTGAAGAACACTACACATTGGTTCTTTGATTTAAGCCAATTCAATGACAAGATAGCCGATTGGATAAAATCATCTAAGACTATGCCCGACTCAGTTAAGGCTGTAGCACTGAGCTGGGTAAGTGAGGGGTTGAAACCCAGGGCGATCACGAGAGATAACTCGTGGGGAATACCAGCACCTTTTGATGGAGCAGAGAAGAAAACAATATACGTGTGGTTTGAAGCCCTTCTGGGATACATTTCTGCTACAATAGAGGTCAATCCAGAATCATGGGAGAACTTTTGGGCTCACGACGATGTTACAAGCTATTACTTCATTGGAAAGGACAATATCCCCTTCCACGCTGTTATCTTCCCAGCCATGTTGATGGCTTCAGGGAAGTATCATCTGCCTGACGTAATAGGCGCGACTGAGTACCTTCTCTATGAAGGTCAGAAGTTCAGCAAGAGCAGGAAAATAGGAATATGGGTAGACGAAGCCCAATCGATCATGGACATAGAGTACTGGAGATACGTTTTAATCAGGCTTAGACCAGAGGAAAGGGATACTAACTTCACTTGGAGGGAAGTGGTGAGGATAGTGAACACGGAACTCAATGACGACATTGGAAACTTGTCGAATAGGACTCTGACGATGATAAAGCGCTATTTCAATGGAGAAATACCAAGGGTTCACTACGATTTGCTCGATGAGAGGGATAAGTCGCTAATATCGCTCATGAATGAAGCACCATTGAAGATGGGAGAACAATTCGAGAAAGGTAAGCTCAAGGCCGGAACTGATGAGCTTCTACGTTTGGCTAGAGAGAACAACGCATATATCAACTCGAAAGCACCGTGGGAGTTGGCTAAGACTGACGTGAAGAGACTTTCCAACGTTTTAGCAATATCAGCTGGAGTATCGTATACATTATCTCTCATGTTGTACCCATTGATGCCTAAACATAGCGAGAGATTGATGGAGATGCTGAACGTTAAAGTCAATTCCTGGGAACCGGTTAATCTGGACTCTCTAGCTGGTAATAGGATAGGTAAAGTTGAACCGCTCTTCTCCAAGTTACCTGCTGACATAGAAAGCAAGATATCTGAAATTCTTAAAGAAACTAGAGATAAAGTTGAAAAAAATAGACCTATTTTACTCAAGTGA
- a CDS encoding V-type ATP synthase subunit I: MLFPENMLRVEIIADKKRLNSVVKKIVKIGSFQPEEPRNPIGEGRLEDARRKLGVLQEQLNKIKSIMDISKITVQPSGSMKVKDWLEASDEVSVLASKLEERYKDLLEEINKLRAERDLLAEQMKQIEPFKDIDVPLSNAYNMNFFDILIAIGSKEKADKLRSETKNVYFWSYPLNEKEEAILVIGSKKDGIIEKAKQIGIQRLELEEGKAPATIYIETKRKVDKITELISKSREELSKSAKEDQKEFTTIYGKLLTVISALTIMSKVKVSEFFVQLEGYVPEKDFKKYAEQLKDDAHVSSERPKRFGEKEEPPVYIRMPKSISALESVVEIYGTPSYWEISPTVFLVITFPILFGLMFPDLGDAIVVFLFSIWFYKYGKRKGSDNIPKLSLVLIYSSVVAMITGLFARDFFGPLPVGGLREIFASSKYSVGPLYSVWPVPPSVDKAISFLLPFGEFATNVSIDYAIIFSIMIGAILLFASGLLGLVNAIRKKDKDFLLFEKLPTFLIYIVPLVIFMWGLPKLPSTTGFFDADESILGEVLNALLLKPISSNLAGYLIIWYTAFTLLFNWASKAILLKRYENASTGGSLIFGFIDGGFEGGLLLLSNTISFVRVLVFALAHYYILDAFSFMAYFASEPFVGATTSTISVLINPLGIILILIGNLLAIGLEGLVVFIQDMRLHFYEMFSKFYEGKGKKFEPAVAYVSLE; this comes from the coding sequence GTGCTCTTTCCAGAGAACATGTTAAGAGTTGAAATAATAGCAGATAAGAAAAGGCTCAACAGCGTAGTGAAAAAGATAGTCAAAATAGGGTCGTTTCAACCAGAGGAGCCTAGGAATCCTATAGGAGAAGGCAGGTTAGAGGATGCTAGGAGAAAGCTCGGGGTGCTACAGGAACAACTGAACAAGATAAAGTCGATCATGGACATAAGCAAGATAACGGTACAGCCATCTGGTTCAATGAAAGTGAAAGACTGGTTAGAGGCGTCAGACGAAGTATCAGTATTGGCATCGAAACTGGAAGAGAGGTACAAAGACTTGTTAGAGGAGATCAATAAGCTGAGGGCTGAGAGGGACCTGCTTGCGGAGCAGATGAAGCAAATAGAACCATTCAAGGATATTGACGTACCTCTTTCGAACGCTTATAACATGAACTTCTTCGATATTCTGATAGCCATAGGAAGTAAGGAAAAAGCAGATAAACTCAGGTCAGAGACTAAGAACGTATACTTCTGGTCTTACCCATTAAATGAAAAAGAGGAGGCTATCCTCGTTATAGGATCGAAAAAGGACGGGATAATTGAGAAAGCTAAGCAGATCGGAATACAGAGGTTAGAGCTAGAAGAGGGAAAGGCTCCTGCTACTATATACATAGAAACCAAAAGGAAGGTCGACAAAATAACTGAATTAATTTCTAAAAGTAGAGAAGAACTTTCCAAGTCCGCCAAGGAAGACCAGAAGGAGTTCACTACAATATATGGAAAGTTACTTACAGTGATCAGCGCCCTTACAATAATGTCAAAGGTTAAGGTCTCAGAGTTCTTCGTTCAGCTGGAAGGATATGTTCCGGAGAAGGATTTCAAGAAATACGCGGAACAACTAAAGGACGACGCTCATGTGAGCAGTGAGAGACCCAAGAGGTTTGGAGAGAAGGAAGAACCTCCAGTCTACATCAGAATGCCGAAGAGCATAAGTGCTCTAGAGTCAGTCGTGGAAATATACGGTACTCCTTCATACTGGGAGATCTCACCCACAGTTTTCTTGGTAATAACTTTCCCTATTCTCTTCGGACTGATGTTCCCAGATCTCGGAGACGCTATAGTAGTATTCTTGTTCTCTATCTGGTTCTACAAATATGGGAAAAGGAAAGGGAGTGACAACATACCTAAACTCTCGCTGGTCTTAATATATTCTAGCGTAGTCGCAATGATTACAGGACTGTTCGCTAGGGACTTCTTCGGACCTCTGCCTGTAGGAGGTCTTAGAGAGATATTTGCCTCTTCTAAGTATTCCGTAGGTCCTCTTTACAGCGTGTGGCCAGTACCTCCTTCGGTCGACAAGGCTATAAGTTTCTTACTTCCCTTCGGTGAGTTTGCAACTAACGTTAGCATAGACTACGCTATAATATTTTCAATAATGATAGGGGCTATCCTCCTCTTCGCAAGCGGACTTTTAGGCTTAGTTAACGCAATAAGGAAAAAGGACAAGGACTTCTTACTCTTCGAGAAACTTCCAACATTCCTAATATATATTGTTCCTTTAGTCATATTCATGTGGGGTTTGCCTAAATTACCAAGTACTACAGGGTTCTTCGACGCTGACGAATCCATATTGGGAGAAGTACTTAATGCATTACTCCTGAAGCCCATCTCGTCTAACTTAGCAGGATATTTGATAATCTGGTACACAGCGTTCACGCTACTATTCAACTGGGCTTCTAAAGCAATCTTATTAAAGAGGTATGAGAACGCTTCCACAGGAGGGTCTCTCATATTCGGGTTCATAGACGGTGGCTTCGAAGGTGGGTTGCTCCTTCTCTCCAATACTATATCCTTCGTAAGAGTTTTGGTATTCGCTCTGGCACACTACTATATCCTAGATGCTTTCTCGTTCATGGCATACTTCGCCAGCGAGCCATTCGTGGGAGCTACGACTTCTACAATAAGCGTGTTGATCAATCCTCTCGGTATAATCCTGATACTGATTGGGAACCTCCTAGCAATAGGTCTCGAGGGCTTAGTAGTCTTCATTCAGGATATGAGGCTTCACTTTTACGAAATGTTCAGCAAGTTCTATGAAGGAAAAGGTAAGAAGTTCGAGCCTGCAGTAGCTTATGTTTCACTTGAGTAA
- a CDS encoding V-type ATP synthase subunit F, with amino-acid sequence MGKVVLVGDKYTVNLFKMMGAEGTIVEDPLALPQIINEVKKRQDVDLVLITKDIYNPVRESVDSIILNQKKPLITIIPSPFSEAEALDVKRMIMAALGFG; translated from the coding sequence ATGGGGAAAGTAGTTCTAGTAGGCGATAAATACACGGTAAACCTCTTCAAGATGATGGGAGCTGAAGGAACTATAGTAGAAGACCCTTTAGCTTTACCTCAAATTATAAACGAAGTCAAGAAGAGGCAAGACGTAGATCTGGTTCTAATAACCAAAGACATATATAATCCGGTAAGGGAGAGCGTTGACAGCATAATTCTCAATCAAAAGAAACCTTTAATAACAATCATTCCTTCACCTTTTAGCGAGGCTGAGGCATTGGACGTAAAGAGAATGATAATGGCAGCCTTAGGTTTCGGGTGA
- a CDS encoding V-type ATP synthase subunit E — MEIEELFNRVVKEELEGDTLNEIEKAFEEAKKIVEDNYRKIEAEYLGKVDSYVKKSIEEIEGERAKLEVENKRAILSEKEFWINRVYEEAMKRIEKVVGSQQYKESLSNILKREATQKSIVYCSKRDVQTVKSALKGLKLNAEVSEADMIGGLKIMNKETGEVKDYSLKLFLDQVFDNMRGKLSDILFGDL, encoded by the coding sequence ATGGAAATAGAGGAACTATTTAATAGAGTGGTGAAGGAGGAACTTGAGGGTGACACGCTAAACGAGATAGAGAAGGCATTTGAAGAGGCTAAAAAGATAGTTGAGGACAACTATAGGAAAATCGAAGCAGAATATCTAGGCAAAGTCGATAGCTATGTGAAAAAGAGTATTGAAGAGATAGAAGGAGAGAGAGCCAAGTTAGAAGTCGAGAACAAGAGAGCTATTCTTTCTGAGAAGGAATTCTGGATAAACAGGGTTTATGAGGAAGCCATGAAGAGGATAGAGAAGGTAGTTGGGTCTCAACAGTACAAGGAATCACTTTCAAACATCCTTAAGAGAGAGGCTACCCAGAAGAGCATAGTATATTGCTCAAAGAGGGACGTTCAGACAGTCAAGTCTGCCTTGAAGGGTTTGAAGTTGAATGCCGAAGTCTCAGAAGCAGACATGATAGGCGGTCTGAAGATCATGAATAAGGAAACGGGGGAAGTGAAAGATTATTCATTAAAGCTTTTCTTAGATCAGGTATTTGATAATATGAGAGGAAAACTCTCGGATATCCTGTTCGGTGATTTATAA
- a CDS encoding V-type ATP synthase subunit A: protein MENGRIIRVNGPLVVADNMRSALMYEVVQIGEGRLVGEITRIEGDRAFIQVYEDTSGVKPGEAVYRTGSPLSVDLAPGLMGRLFDGLERPLDTIALTSNSPFVSKGIKVSPLDENRKWHFIPSVKKGDKVEEGDIIGVVPETGLVEHKVMVPPGIHGTVKEVVQEGDYTIKENVLILDMEGDEKPISMLQRWPVRIPRPYKEKLEPTEPLLTGVRVLDTIFPLAKGGTAAIPGPFGSGKTVTLQSLAKWSAAKIVIYVGCGERGNEMTDELRAFPKLKDPWTGKPLLERSILIANTSNMPVAAREASIYVGATIAEYFRDQGYDVLLVADSTTRWAEALRDLGGRMEEMPAEEGFPSYLPSRLAEYYERGGRVKTLGKPERIGSLSLASAVSPPGGDFTEPVTSNTLRFVKVFWPLDVSLAHARHFPAINWLQGFSAYVDLVAKWWNTNIDPKWKEMREIIVNDLIREDQLKQIVRLVGPDSLAEKDKLTLESAKFIKEAFLKQNAFDDIDAFSSPQKMAKIMNALVLFHERGLKLTEKGFSVKDIVEKATPVMTEIIKSKAIIKNNELQKYDELIAKLNSVFDSMEKGGSS, encoded by the coding sequence ATGGAAAATGGTAGAATAATAAGGGTAAATGGGCCTCTGGTTGTCGCAGACAACATGAGGTCAGCCTTAATGTACGAGGTAGTCCAGATAGGAGAAGGAAGGCTAGTGGGAGAAATAACCAGAATCGAAGGGGACAGAGCCTTCATACAAGTATATGAAGACACGTCAGGTGTGAAACCAGGAGAGGCAGTATACCGTACTGGGTCTCCACTTTCCGTAGACCTCGCTCCGGGTCTTATGGGTAGACTATTCGACGGACTAGAGAGGCCATTAGATACCATAGCGTTAACTTCTAACTCCCCATTCGTGAGCAAGGGAATAAAGGTAAGTCCTCTGGACGAAAATAGAAAATGGCATTTCATTCCCTCAGTGAAGAAAGGTGACAAAGTAGAGGAGGGAGATATAATAGGCGTCGTACCTGAGACCGGGTTAGTGGAACATAAAGTGATGGTTCCACCCGGTATTCATGGGACAGTGAAGGAGGTCGTCCAAGAAGGAGACTATACGATCAAGGAGAATGTCCTCATCTTAGACATGGAAGGAGATGAGAAGCCGATTTCCATGTTACAACGCTGGCCTGTAAGAATTCCAAGGCCTTATAAGGAGAAGCTGGAACCTACAGAGCCACTTTTGACAGGAGTGAGGGTCCTAGATACGATATTTCCCTTGGCTAAAGGAGGGACAGCTGCAATTCCTGGGCCTTTCGGAAGCGGAAAGACGGTCACACTGCAGAGTTTAGCTAAATGGAGTGCTGCCAAGATAGTGATCTACGTAGGTTGTGGTGAAAGAGGGAACGAAATGACAGACGAACTTAGGGCTTTCCCCAAGCTGAAGGATCCGTGGACTGGAAAACCCCTACTTGAAAGGTCAATACTTATAGCCAACACGAGTAACATGCCTGTAGCTGCTAGGGAAGCGAGTATCTATGTTGGTGCAACCATAGCAGAGTACTTCAGGGATCAAGGTTATGACGTCTTGCTGGTTGCAGACTCCACCACCAGATGGGCTGAAGCTCTGAGGGATCTTGGAGGGAGAATGGAGGAAATGCCAGCAGAGGAAGGATTTCCGAGCTATCTTCCTTCAAGGCTAGCAGAATACTACGAAAGGGGAGGGAGAGTAAAGACCCTAGGAAAGCCCGAGAGAATAGGGTCTTTATCCTTGGCTTCAGCAGTCTCTCCACCTGGAGGAGACTTCACTGAGCCAGTTACAAGCAACACGTTAAGGTTCGTTAAGGTCTTCTGGCCTTTAGACGTGTCTTTAGCACATGCAAGGCATTTCCCCGCCATAAACTGGCTTCAAGGTTTCTCGGCTTACGTAGACCTAGTGGCTAAATGGTGGAACACCAACATTGATCCGAAATGGAAGGAAATGAGGGAGATCATAGTTAATGATTTGATAAGAGAGGACCAACTGAAGCAGATAGTCAGGCTCGTAGGTCCCGACTCTTTGGCAGAGAAGGATAAGTTGACCCTTGAGAGTGCTAAGTTCATAAAGGAGGCGTTTTTGAAGCAAAACGCCTTTGACGACATTGATGCCTTCTCATCTCCTCAGAAGATGGCTAAGATAATGAACGCCCTCGTTCTCTTCCACGAAAGAGGCTTAAAGCTGACAGAGAAGGGATTCTCGGTGAAGGATATAGTGGAAAAAGCAACACCAGTGATGACCGAGATAATAAAGTCCAAAGCAATAATTAAGAATAACGAACTTCAGAAGTACGACGAGCTCATAGCAAAGCTTAACTCGGTCTTTGACTCTATGGAGAAAGGTGGTTCTTCATGA
- a CDS encoding V-type ATP synthase subunit B, producing MMNVREYSKISTIKGTLMAVEGVSDASYNELVEIETSSGKKRGIVVDSQLGVSIVQVFEGTTGISPTGTKVRMLGRGLEVKISEEMLGRIFNPLGDPLDNGPEIIKGERRDINGEPINPAMREYPEEFIQTGISAIDGLNPLVRGQKLPIFSGSGMPSNLLAAQIAKQATVRGEEGSFAVVFSAIGARYDDAVFFRKFFEETGAINRVAMVVSLANEPPVMKILAPRTALTLAEYLAFEKDMHVLAILIDMTNYCEALREISASKEEVPGRGGYPGYMYSDLATIYERAGKVKGKKGSITQMPILTMPNDDMTHPIPDLTGYITEGQITFDRSLYNKGIYPPINVLLSLSRLGKDGIGEGKTREDHPNVMNQLFAAYARAVDTRGLAAIIGEDSLTEMDKKYLLFGEMFERKLINQGLNENRSIETTLDIGWDLLSVFPESELTNIKAEYIKKYYPPYRGKK from the coding sequence ATGATGAACGTGAGAGAGTATTCGAAAATATCCACGATAAAAGGAACTCTGATGGCGGTAGAGGGAGTGTCAGATGCATCCTATAACGAACTTGTTGAGATAGAGACTTCCTCAGGTAAGAAAAGAGGAATAGTTGTGGACTCTCAGCTAGGTGTATCAATAGTTCAGGTATTCGAGGGGACTACCGGAATTTCCCCAACCGGTACTAAGGTCAGGATGCTTGGAAGGGGTCTCGAGGTAAAGATATCAGAAGAAATGTTAGGGAGGATATTCAATCCTCTAGGCGACCCTTTAGATAACGGTCCAGAGATAATCAAAGGAGAGCGCAGGGACATAAACGGCGAACCAATAAACCCAGCAATGAGGGAATACCCAGAGGAGTTCATTCAAACTGGAATATCGGCAATTGATGGACTTAACCCTCTAGTGAGAGGACAGAAGCTTCCAATTTTCAGCGGAAGTGGAATGCCCTCAAATCTCCTCGCAGCTCAGATAGCCAAACAAGCCACAGTTAGGGGAGAAGAAGGGAGTTTCGCTGTCGTGTTTTCAGCTATAGGTGCCAGATACGACGACGCAGTTTTCTTCAGGAAATTCTTCGAAGAGACCGGTGCAATAAACAGAGTTGCAATGGTGGTTAGCCTAGCTAACGAACCTCCAGTCATGAAAATACTTGCACCTAGAACAGCGTTAACGCTGGCAGAGTATCTAGCGTTTGAGAAGGATATGCACGTTCTAGCAATTCTCATTGATATGACGAACTACTGCGAAGCTCTCAGAGAAATAAGCGCTTCGAAGGAGGAAGTTCCAGGAAGGGGTGGGTACCCAGGTTACATGTACAGTGATCTAGCTACGATATATGAGAGAGCAGGGAAAGTTAAGGGTAAGAAAGGGTCTATAACGCAGATGCCGATCCTCACAATGCCAAACGACGACATGACTCATCCAATACCTGACCTCACTGGTTACATCACTGAGGGCCAAATAACCTTTGACAGATCTCTTTACAACAAGGGTATATATCCTCCCATAAATGTACTACTCAGTTTATCCAGGTTAGGAAAGGACGGAATAGGAGAAGGGAAAACTAGGGAAGATCATCCTAACGTGATGAACCAGCTCTTTGCAGCGTACGCTAGGGCAGTGGATACAAGAGGGTTGGCAGCAATCATAGGTGAGGACTCCCTCACTGAAATGGACAAGAAGTATCTCCTCTTCGGCGAGATGTTCGAAAGGAAGCTTATAAATCAAGGGTTGAACGAAAACAGGAGCATAGAGACCACGCTGGACATAGGATGGGATTTACTTTCTGTATTCCCCGAAAGCGAGCTGACCAACATCAAGGCAGAATACATCAAGAAGTACTATCCTCCATATCGTGGTAAGAAATGA
- a CDS encoding V-type ATP synthase subunit D — MSQRVLPTKINLVQLKNQVKVVRNIKRLLENKREVLLLYLRNYAAEYEKLYNEVNETLSVVYTSYLKAVSAEGLGNIETIAESQSQSLSVSSSTKVIFGVKIPIIQLNSDTIPPKPFSEVETSPYLSESYDRMKDALVKVMELVELESTIRALVAELKKTQRLINSIDTSILPFYTRSIKYIKQVLDDRAREDFIRLKVIRKILQRKKTYAGI, encoded by the coding sequence ATGAGCCAGAGAGTTCTCCCAACTAAGATAAATTTAGTACAGTTGAAGAATCAAGTCAAGGTAGTAAGGAACATAAAGAGGCTGCTTGAGAACAAGAGGGAAGTCCTCTTACTTTACCTCAGAAACTACGCTGCCGAATACGAGAAACTCTACAATGAGGTGAACGAGACCCTTAGCGTGGTTTATACGAGTTATCTCAAGGCTGTCAGCGCTGAGGGGTTGGGAAACATAGAGACAATTGCGGAATCTCAATCTCAATCACTTTCAGTGTCATCGTCTACCAAAGTAATATTTGGAGTTAAAATTCCTATTATTCAACTAAATTCAGACACGATACCTCCTAAACCTTTCAGCGAAGTCGAGACTTCACCCTACCTTTCTGAGTCCTATGATAGAATGAAGGATGCTCTGGTGAAAGTCATGGAATTAGTAGAGCTCGAGTCTACTATAAGAGCTTTAGTTGCGGAACTTAAGAAAACTCAGAGGTTAATCAACTCTATAGATACGTCGATTTTACCTTTCTACACTAGGTCAATAAAATACATAAAGCAAGTGTTAGACGATAGGGCTAGAGAGGACTTTATAAGATTAAAGGTAATTAGAAAGATCTTGCAGAGGAAGAAGACATATGCAGGCATATGA
- a CDS encoding ATPase, with product MQAYENLKKSLSVSLEQKKNEIIQNLTKQHDEILSKRKRELEELGRKVLKELS from the coding sequence ATGCAGGCATATGAGAACCTTAAGAAAAGCCTCTCGGTTTCACTAGAACAAAAGAAGAATGAAATAATACAGAATCTAACCAAGCAACACGATGAAATTTTGTCCAAGAGGAAGAGAGAGCTAGAAGAGCTAGGCAGAAAGGTTTTAAAGGAATTGTCATGA
- a CDS encoding ATP synthase subunit K (produces ATP from ADP in the presence of a proton gradient across the membrane; the K subunit is a nonenzymatic component which binds the dimeric form by interacting with the G and E subunits) codes for MKRTTLLALLLPILVSGVIAGAQTAGSSGVGFAGLNVGAGLSIGLAAIGAGVAVGMAAAAGIGVLTERRDMFGTVLIFVAIGEGIAVYGILFAVLMIFVGK; via the coding sequence ATGAAGAGAACAACCCTTCTAGCTTTGTTACTTCCTATACTAGTTTCAGGTGTAATAGCAGGAGCGCAGACTGCTGGTAGCTCGGGTGTAGGATTTGCAGGGCTTAACGTCGGAGCAGGTCTTTCAATAGGTCTAGCTGCAATAGGAGCAGGAGTAGCAGTAGGCATGGCTGCCGCAGCTGGAATAGGCGTTTTGACTGAAAGGAGAGACATGTTCGGTACCGTTCTAATCTTCGTTGCAATAGGTGAAGGAATAGCAGTATATGGTATCTTGTTCGCAGTCCTCATGATATTCGTGGGCAAGTAA
- the proS gene encoding proline--tRNA ligase, with protein MKVTREKWSKNFSEWFDRVLAEGEFYDYGRYPVKGVGVWMPYGFRLRQNVVSLIRRMLDSTGHEEILLPLLIPQELLSRETQHIKGFESEVFWVTKGGSQELDVKVSLRPTSEVAITYMESLWLNSYKQLPKKYYQIVSVFRYETKATRPMIRLREITTFKEAHTVHETYEDAQKQVEEAISIYSKFFDELGIPYLLSERPEWDRFAGALHTYAFDTLMPDGKVIQIGTAHHLGQNFTKALDFKVQRRDGSLCHPHQTSYGISDRVVAVIISMNGDDHGPIISPKVAPIKVVVVPIPSKDDEEVTKRVFEYSKKVGDMLRESGIESVVDLDPEKTPGEKYYVWELKGVPLRAEVGPKELEKNSIFLKRRDTFQGKSVPLEDVIEAVTETLNSMFLDLRKNAESFLLNNVKYEKDPDKAKSLLSSGGIIEIPWCGDNTCGMKLEEITDARVLGYPLQDRKVNDPCAICGKPAKTVLRVAKTY; from the coding sequence GTGAAGGTAACTAGAGAAAAGTGGTCTAAAAATTTCAGTGAATGGTTTGACAGGGTTTTAGCAGAAGGGGAATTTTACGATTATGGAAGATACCCTGTCAAAGGAGTGGGAGTATGGATGCCGTATGGTTTCAGGTTAAGACAAAATGTAGTATCCTTGATTAGAAGGATGCTCGATTCAACGGGTCATGAGGAGATCCTTCTGCCATTGCTCATACCTCAGGAATTGCTCAGCAGAGAAACACAACACATAAAGGGTTTCGAGTCTGAAGTCTTCTGGGTCACCAAGGGAGGTTCTCAGGAGTTGGACGTCAAAGTCTCGTTGAGACCTACAAGTGAAGTCGCCATAACGTACATGGAGTCCCTTTGGCTTAATAGCTACAAACAGCTTCCTAAGAAATACTATCAGATAGTGAGCGTGTTCAGGTATGAGACCAAGGCTACAAGACCTATGATAAGGTTAAGGGAAATAACTACCTTTAAGGAAGCCCACACAGTTCATGAAACATATGAGGACGCACAGAAACAAGTGGAAGAAGCTATATCCATTTACAGCAAGTTCTTTGATGAGTTAGGTATACCATACCTGCTTTCCGAGAGGCCAGAGTGGGATAGGTTTGCAGGGGCTTTGCACACATACGCCTTCGACACTTTGATGCCCGACGGGAAAGTGATACAGATAGGTACAGCCCATCATCTAGGACAGAACTTCACTAAAGCGTTAGACTTCAAAGTTCAAAGGCGTGACGGTTCCCTTTGTCATCCTCACCAAACCAGTTATGGAATATCTGACAGGGTAGTAGCTGTAATCATATCCATGAATGGGGATGACCACGGTCCGATAATCTCGCCAAAGGTAGCCCCGATAAAAGTTGTGGTAGTCCCGATCCCTTCAAAGGACGACGAAGAGGTAACAAAGCGGGTCTTTGAGTACTCCAAGAAAGTAGGGGATATGCTGAGAGAATCTGGAATTGAAAGCGTTGTAGATCTGGACCCTGAAAAAACTCCTGGAGAGAAATATTACGTATGGGAATTGAAGGGAGTTCCGTTGAGGGCTGAAGTGGGCCCTAAGGAATTGGAAAAGAACTCAATATTTCTGAAAAGAAGAGATACCTTTCAAGGAAAATCAGTTCCTTTAGAGGATGTAATCGAAGCTGTAACGGAGACCTTGAATTCCATGTTCTTGGATCTCAGGAAGAACGCGGAGTCCTTCCTATTGAACAATGTGAAGTACGAGAAAGATCCAGACAAGGCTAAGTCCCTTCTAAGCTCTGGAGGAATAATAGAGATACCTTGGTGCGGAGATAATACGTGTGGAATGAAACTAGAGGAGATCACTGATGCTAGAGTACTAGGATATCCATTGCAGGACAGAAAAGTGAACGACCCATGTGCTATCTGTGGAAAGCCTGCTAAAACAGTACTTAGAGTGGCAAAAACTTATTAG